TCGATCGCTGCTCAGTCGAGCTCGGCTGCTCGACGGAGGAAGACGGGAAGTGTCAAGGACGCCGCTGTTCGAGATGGGCTCTAACTTCCGACCAGGGACTCTGATCCCCAGGATTCGCCCCGAGATCGGCCAGCCGAGCATCAAGAAGGGCACGCTCCTCGGGTGTGACAGGGATGTCCTCCTCGGAGAACGTCTCCCACAGCGCCTCAATCAGGCGCAGCCGATCGTCGGGGCTTAGCTTTAGGGCCTTCGCCAGCAGGTGCGCGTTCATGGCGTCAGTATACCCCTACCGTCGGATGGTCACGTCCGGCGTCTATGTGCCGGCCATGCCCAACCTCCGGCTCGTGGATCCCCTGCCCTATCTGGCTTTCCTGCAGCTCATGGCCAATGCGCGCCGTGTGCTGACCGACTCAGGCTGGATTCAGGAGGAGACCACGGCGCTCGGTGTCCCGTGCCTCACCCTGCGCGAGAACACGGAGCGCCCGATCACGGTGCGCTGCGGGACCAACCGGGTCGTCGGAGTCGAGCCCCACGCGATCTACACGCACTGGCGCCGCGCCGCCGACGGGCAGTGGCCCAAGGGCGAGCTTCACGAGCTCTGGGATGGCCAGGCCGCCCGGCGCATCGTGAAGATCCTCCTCAGCGACACCCTCCCCGCTCAGGGGAGAGTGGACCTGCCCCGGTTCCGTAGACACAGCGGTTAAGGGGTGAGGAGACACGCTGCTCGGGTGCCGACCGGTGTCGGCGGAGCAGGCTCGAGGATACCAGGGATGCTGCTGATGAGGGTCACGGAGGGCGCCGAGGGGGATACCGAGATAGCGGCCCCCCTCCTCCGCGTGGCTGTGAGAGCCTCTACGGCCCTCGGTTTCGCGGACGCCTCCCCTGCGAGGGCCGGCAACGCGGCCCCCGGCGTCGTGCCCCCCTCCCGGACCCACCGGCGCTCGAACGCGAGCGGGCTCAGGTAGCCGAGCGCGGAATGCCGCCGCTGGCCGTTGTAGAACTGCTCGATGTATCCAAAGACCTCGCCGCGCGCGTGCGTGCGTGTGGCCCAGGCCGCGTCGTGCGCCAGCTCGACCTTCACCGTGGCGAAGAAGCTCTCGGCCACGGCGTTATCCCAGCAGTTGCCGCGCCGGCTCATACTGCAGACGATCCCGTGGACCCGCAGGGCGCGGCGATAGTCGGCGCTGGCGTACTGGCTGCCCCGATCCGAGTGATGGAGCAGCCCCTGCGGGGGGCGCCGTCGGCCGAGGGCCATGGTCAACGCCTGCAGGGTGAGGTGCCGGGTGATCCGCGCGCTCAGGGCCCAGCCCACGACGGCGCGCGAGAAGAGATCGAGGATCACGGCCAGGTACAGCCAGCCCTCCTGGGTCCAGAGATAGGTGATGTCGGTGACCCACGCCGTGTCGGGCGCGGGGACGGTGAAGTGCCGGGCCAAGACGTTGGGGGCGACGGCCAGGGGATGATTGGAGTCGGTCGTGATCCGAAACCGGCGCCGCCGGCGGGCGCAGAGCCCATGCGCACGCATCAAGCGAGCCACTCGCTTGCAGCCCACCCGCTGCCCGCGGTCCCGGAGCTCGGCGTGCACCCGCGGACTGCCATAGCGCTGGCGGCTCTCAGCGTGAATCGCCTGAATCTCGACCCCGAGCCGCTGATCCTGCTGGGTCCGGGGTGCCGCGGGCCGCGTGTGCCACGCGTAGAAGCCCGCCCGCGACACCTCCAGCGTCCGGCACAGCACTCGCACCGGGTAGGTGGCCTTCTCCGCCGCGATGAAGGCGAATCTCACTCGCTCTCCTTGGCGAAGAAGGCCGTCGCTTTTTTTAGGATGTCGCGCTCCATCCGCGCCGTCCGCAGCTCGCGCCGCAAGCGGCCGAGCTCCTCCCGCTCCTCGGTCGTGAGCGCGCCCGCTGGCCCGTGGCCCGCATCGATCCCGGCCTGCCGGACCCAGACCCGCACCGCACTCTCGGTGAGGCCCAGCTCCCGGGCCACCACCGCGATGGACTTCCCGCTCTCGCGGATCAACCGCACCGTCTCAGCCTTGAACTCCTCCGTGAACGCCCGCCGCTTGCGCTTGGCCATGGAACACTCCTACCGCACTTTCGTGCGATCTGCAGTGTCCACGAAACCGGGTCAACTCCACGCGCCTTGTGTCGACCCTCGCGGTGCAGCATGTTGAGCGTGTAGTCTTCGAGCTTCGTCCCTAGCTCTGCCCGGTCTCCGTTGGGTAGTCTCATCGGGTGGTGGCTTCCCTGCCTCGCCGCCTGGTCAACCTGTCGCAGCTTAGCTCGAGCCACTCTCTCGGGCGATGTCCAATGGTCGATACGCTCGAGATCTGTACCACCTGGGCATGGTCTCGGCCCAGGTCGGCGACCCCCTTCCTGGGCAGCGATGAAGCGACAGTTCTCGATAACCGTGGCATCAACAGTAAAGGGTGTTCAAAAGGTGGCGAGGGGTGGGCGTGCTCGCACAGCGACAACGCCTTGGCGCTCGGACCTGTGTATCCGTGGATCTTCCTTGTGGAGGTTGAGGGAGATCTGTTTACGGGGAATCTCGCATCCAGCATAAAGGCTAACGGCTCCGCGTCGGGTCAGGTACTTTCGCAAGACATCACGCTGCAACCGGTTCCGGAACCCACCACGCTTCTCCTGGCTGGGACCGCGCTTGTTGGCGTAGGAGTGGGGGGCCGGAAGCGGTGGTTGAAGCGGCGGGCCGCGTAAGACCGGGCCGGGGCGTCCAAGAAAGATCAGCCCCAGAGGGCCAACGGAGCCGCGGGATATACCGCTCAGCTTGCAGCAACGCAGCGCGATGATCAGATCCGCTCCCACTGCGCCCTGGTCACGCCGGCTTGGCGGAGAACCCGCGCGAGCAGCCCCACGCCGATGTCCTGGCCGTGCGGATTCGGAATCGTCAGGACGAGGTCGCCGCGCACCATGAACTGGTGCTTCCCACCCGAGAAGGGACCACCGAAGCCGAGAGCCCGCAGCCCACGGATCAGTGCTCGGCGTGGGATCGGCCCCCACGCCGGCATCAGCCGGCCTTCTTCACCCTCACCGTCAGGCTCCGGAGGGGAGGCACGCTGAGCCCCTGCGCCACGCGCACGAGCACCCACTCCTCGACCACCTCGCCCAGCTCCTCCCGGCAGGCCTCGAGCGTGCGTCCGGTCGCGAGCACCCCCCGGAGCGGCGGCACTTCAGCACAGAAGCTCCCGTCATCGAGCTTGTCGTACCGCGCCCGGTGCAGGGCTTCGTCCACGTAGCGTCGAATCATCGTCGGCACCTCAACTTGTCAGATGGCATCGGAGGACATGGTACCCGACTTGGCGGCCAAGCAGTGCCGTCAGTTGCCTGTCTCCCCTGCTCCCCTACCGCCCCCTGGGCGTTCCCTGCTCGCCGCCGCCGGCCCGGGCGCCGAGGCCGAAGCGGGCGGCGAGGAGGCCCGCCGCGCCGCCGAGGGCGTCGAGGCCCACGTCGTACGCGCGCGCGTAGCGCCCCCGGACGAAGCGCTGATGCCACTCGTCCGCCGCCGCGATCGCCACCACCAGCGCGACCGCGGCGAGCACGCGCCCCGCCCCGGCCCGACGGCGGCGGTCGCGCGGCGCGAGCGCCACGTAGCAGAGGAGGCCGAGCATGCCATAGAGGCCGAGGTGGGCGGCCTTGCGGAGCAGGAGCCGCGGCACCTGCCCCTGATCGGGGAAGATCGTCGTGCCCCCGAAGGCCAGCACCACGGCCGCCCACGCGGCGACGAGCCCCCAGCGGAGCCACGCGCCTCTCATGCCGCGCGCCTCATCTCGTATCCCATCCGCCCGCCTCCTCGCGGTGGTGGCCCGCTTGATATGCAAGTCCAGAGGGCAGGGTCAGGGGTGAGGCCCCGCATGGACGTCCGGCTCCTGACCGGCGAGACCATCGAGTGGGACACCTTCGTGCGCTCGACAAAGGAAGGGAACACCGGCCAGGCAAGGGGTCGATCTGCCGACCAAGTACGGCCCGGCCCGCCCAGCTCATTTTCATGCCGGGCGCTCGTCGGGATAGTGCAGGGCCGCCCGCTCACGAAGCGCGTCAGTCCCCGTAGTGCGTCTTCGCTCGCTCGATGTAGATGATGCGGGGCTTCTCGTCCAGGCTGTAGACGATGCGGAGGATGTCCCTGAGCTTGGCTGGTAAACCGCACGTCCCAGCGCGCGCTCATCGCGCGCCGAGCACCTCATCGAGCGAGAAGGTTTCCCCGCGAGCAATCTCCCGGCGGGCGAGCCGCACACTCTTGAGCAAGCCGGGGGTGGACAGGAGCTCCAACGTCTCCAGCAGGCTGTCGTAGTCCTCCTGGGAGAGGACCACCGCACACCCTCCCTGTGGGTGATGCGGAACTGCTGATGCCCGCGCACCTCGTGCGGCGCGAGAGCAAGCCGGCCGAGGCCACGTACCTCGAGGCCATCGCCCTCGACCCGCGGCCGGCCGGGCGCTGTCTCCAGCTCGGCGGCCTCCACGCCGCCTCGGGGCAGTTCGATCAGGCGCTCGCCATCGCCGCCGCGCCCGTCCCCGGTCAGGACGAGGCGAGGAAAGCGCTCGCCGCGCTCAAGTCACGCGCGCGGGACAATACGCGTGTGCGGCCGGTTGGAACGTCTTGCGGCAAGTCTGCAGCCGCTTGCCTATGTCGCCTGGCCAACTTATTCGCGAGCGTGCTCCGCCTGCCCCTCTCCCCCCGGGGCCGTCAGAGGAGGGTGTTGAACTCCTCGACCGACAACCGGGTGTGCTTGAGCAAGTGGGACAGCGTGGACCGCTTGATCGGACGATGGGCTGGAACCGTCACCTTCAGGGTTTCCTCGGGGGTGTGCTTCTGGAGTCTGATGTGGCTCCCTCGTTGGCGCACGATCACCCAGCCGCCGCGACGAAGGGCCCGGACGACAACATCGAAGTTGAGGCTCGGGACCTTCGTCACACGGCTATCTCGACAACCTCGGCGTCTGGAGCGAACCCGGAGTCGTCTTCCACAGGTTCGAGATACAGCCGGATGGCCTCTTCGATGTTCCGAAGGGCTTCCTCCCTGGTGTCTCCCTCGCTGACGCAGCCCGGAAGCGCCGGTACGACGACCGTGTACCCTCCCTCGTCGCTCGGTTCGAGCACCACGTGAACTTTCATGCGGCCCTCCTCTTCTTGCGCTGCCTCCACAACAACACTCGACTCGCCTGCACCCTCACATTCTCATACACTTCCTTCCGGTGGCCGATCCTGACGACCAGAACAACCAGATGCTTGCCCTCCACCGAGGAGATGACAGGAACGCTGCGGATGCCGTCCCTGCCTCTAATCCACAGGGCCGCGCGAGCGGCGGGAATGCAGCTTACCATAGGTCTCGTCCGAGCTTCATAGCTGCGCCCGCCCCGGCGGCCAGCGGGGCGCGGCGGTCCACAGCGCCGACGAAGAGGGCATCAACTGGCGTAAGACTCTCCTGTACCGCCTCCCTTCCGGGCGTCTCCTCGAAGAGCCGGAGCGTCCACGGCATGTACTCGACGATGAGGCCGTTAGAGATGGCGGCGACGAGGTGGACGTGGATCTCCGGGACCAGGCGGCTCACAACGGGCAGGTCAACTTCGCGGTGAACGCGACCGGGGGGCGCGCCAGGGCAACCACGAATCGCCGCGCGTCCGCCTGTCCACAGCTAGACACACTTGAACAGAGCCTGGACCTGGGATAGACATGGACCATGACCTCGACCGAGTACCAGCAGCTCGTCGAATTCCTGGGACGTCAGTTCACCGAGATCGACCGCCGGTTCGGCGAGGTGAACGGCCGGTTCGATGAGGTGAACGGCCGGTTCGGCGAAGTGTATCGCCGGTTCACCGAGATGGACCGCCGGTTCGACGAGGTAGACCTCCGCTTCACCGAGCTGCGACAGGAGATCCTCGGGCACTTCGATGAGATCTACCACCGATTCGAGCTACTCGAGCAGGAGTACCACGCGATCACGCAGGCCCTGCGCCGGATCGAGGCGGGGCTCGCCGACGAGCGCGGTCGGCGCGAGATCCTCGAGCGCGCCCTCGCGGAGCTGAAGCAGCACGTGGCTGCGCTCCAGTCCCGGATTGAGGAGATCGAGCAGCGCCTCGGACGTTAGAGCGCCCGGCGTGGTTTGACCACTCCTCGGCCGCCCACGTATCATGCGCGCATGGACGCCAGCGCCCCGCCTGCCCTCGCCCGCCTCGTCGCCCGCGCCAAGACGGACCCCGACGTGCTCGCGGTGCTCCTCTTCGGGAGCCGCGCCCGCGGAGACGCTGCCCCCAGCTCGGACTTCGACGTCTGTCTCGTGCTCGGGGCGGAACCGCGCTCTGATCGCGACCGGGCGGAGAAGCGGCTCGAGTACGTGGCGGTGGCAAACCTCGACGTAGCGATCTTCCAGGCGCTGCCGCTTCACATCCGCAGCCGGGTCCTCAAAGAAGGCGTGGTCCTCTACGCGCGGGACGAGGAGGCCCTCTATGCCGTCGCCATCCGCACGGCGCGGGCCTGGGAGGGCTTCCGCCACATCCACCGCCGGTACCTCACCTCGATGAGGTCCTGCGTGGTTGACCGGGACCGGGTGCTCGCCAAGCTCGACGAGCTCGAGGGATACCTGGGCGAGCGCCGGGCCGTGGCGCCGGATCGGTTCGAGGCCTATCAGCGCACCGAGACGAAGCGCGCCTGCGAGCGACTGATCCAGGTGTCCGTGGAAGCCGTCATCGACATCTGCGCCCTGCTGGTGGTGGGGCTCCGGCTGGGGCTGCCGGGCGAGGAGGACGACCTCTTCGAGAGACTCTCTCGACACGGCGCGATCTCGGGGCCCATGGCCGCCACCCTTCGGCGCATGAAAGGGCTCGGCACCCTCCTGGGCCACGAGTACGGGCGCATCAACGACGAGCTCGTGTTCGAGACGGTGCGCGGACGCCTCGGGGACTTCGACGCCTTCAAGGGCGAGGTGCTCGCCTTCCTGAAGAGATAGCGCCGCCCACGAGGCGGACCGCCGCTTGACCGAGCTGCGACAGGACATGGCCGGGCACTTCGATGAGATCTACCAGCGATTCGAGCGACTCGAGCAGGAGTACCAGGCGATCACGTAGACCCTGCGCCGGATCGAGGCGGGACTCACCGACGAGCGCGGCCGGCGCGAGATCCTCGAGCGCGACCTCGCAGAGCTGAAGCAGAAAGAGAGCGCCCCGCGGGGCGGTTCGTGACAAGCCCGCTCTTGGGAGCCTTGGAACTGCCTAGATTCGCAGACTTATTCACTACGGGGCTGGACGAGTCGCGTCGGCGTTCCGCCGCCCGGTGATGGATCCGCCTTCAAAGGAGAAAGGTTGACGGCCCTCACGCCGAGGGCCGATACTTCACATACCGTGGCAAACGAGAAGCTCGTGACCGCGGCCCAGCGGCTGGGCCAGATCCTCCTGGGGCGCCGGATCATCGGGCCGGAGACCCTACAGGACGCCTTGGTGCGCGCGAAGCACGAGCGCGAGCGGCTCGGCGAGGCTCTGGTGGCGATGGGGGCGGCCTCGCAGGAAGAGGTGCTGCGCGCCGTCGCCGAGCAGCATGGCCTTGCCTACCTGGCGGCAGGGGAATTGCCAACCACGCCGCCCATCGTGAAGAACCTCTCCCCCAAGTACCTCCGCCAGTACACGGCCTGCCCCGTGGCCCTCGACGACACCACGGTCACGGTGGCCACGGCCGATCCGGCCAATCCCCTGCTCCTGGACGAGCTCCGGCAGACCTTGGGGCTCCGGGTCACTCTCTGCGTGGCGCCGCCGGGCGCCATCCTCGAGGCCATCGAGCGCGCCTACGGCGCCTCCACTCCTCTCCAGAAGATCGTCGAAGGCATGGGATCCTCGGAAGCCGGCGGCGAAGGCAACCGCGAAGAGGACGTCAATCAGCTCCGCGACATGGCCTTTGAGGCCCCCGTCGTCCGCCTGGTCAGCCTGCTGATCGATGAGGCGGTGGCCGCCGAGGCCTCGGACATCCACGTCGAGCCGTTCGAGGAGCAGTTGCGGATCCGGTACCGTATCGATGGCCTCCTCTACGACCGGGAGTCGCCGCCCCGGCGGCTGCAAGCCGCGTTGACGTCGCGCATCAAGCTGATGGCGGAGATGAACATCGCCGAGCGGCGCCTGCCCCAGGACGGGCGCATCCGGGTGACGGCCGGCGACCGCCGGGTGGACATCCGCGTGTCCACGGTGCCGACCGTCCACGGCGAGTCGTTGGTGCTGCGCCTCCTGGACCGCTCGTCGGTATTCCTGCCCTTCCATCGCCTGGGCTTCTCTCCGAAGGTGGCCGAGACCTTCAACAGCCTGATCCGGCGCCCGCACGGGATCTTGCTGGTGTCCGGGCCGACCGGGTCGGGAAAGACCACGACGCTCTACGCCGCCCTCGACAAGATCAATTCGCCGGAGAAGAAGATCATCACGATCGAGGACCCGGTCGAGTACCAGCTGGCGGGGGTCAACCAGATCCCCGTCCGGCCGAAGATCGGGCTCTCGTTCGCCACCGGGCTCCGCCATATCGTGCGCCAGGATCCGGACGTCATCATGGTGGGCGAGATCCGTGACCTCGAGACAGCCGAGATCTCGATCCAAGCGGCGCTGACCGGGCATCTGGTGTTCTCGACCTTGCATACCAATGACGCGCCCGGCGCCGTCACGCGGCTGCAGGACATGGGCGCCGAGTCGTATCTCGTGGCCTCTGTGCTCAACTGCGTGCTGGCCCAACGCCTCGTGCGAACCATCTGCACCGGGTGCCAGGCGCCGTATCAGCCGGATGCGGGCGATCTCCTGGCCATCGGCGTCACCGACGGGACTGGGATCGATCTCTCGCGGGGCAAAGGCTGCGACAACTGCCACGGGACCGGGTACCGCGGCCGCACGGGCATCTACGAGCTCTTCGTGATCACCGAGGAGGCTCGCGGGCTCATCCTGAACAAGCGGCCCTCGGGGGTGATCCGGCGCCACGCGATCGAGCACGGCATGGTGAGTTTGCGCGACGATGGCTGGGCCAAGGCGCGGGCGGGCATCACCACGGTCGAAGAAATCCTGCGCGTCACGCAGGAAGACACGTAGCCCCCTCACCCTACCCTCTCCCCAGAGGGGAGAGGGGGTGCAATAGAACGGGATGCAAGGGCCCCCACGGGGTCACATGCAGAGCAGAGGCTCCCGACCGATTCCCTCCCCCCCCAATGGGGGAGAGGGTAGGGTGAGGGGGCGAGAGAGAGGCAGCGTGCCGGTCTTCATCTATAAAGCGGCGGATCAGCGGGGGCAAACCATAGACGGCGTCATGGAAGCCCCCGACGCGCGGAGCGTCGTCGAGCGCCTCCAGCGCGACGCCTATTTCCCCATCCAGGTCGCCCCCCAGGAAGAGCGCCCGGGCTTCGCCGGCCTGTCGTGGCCTGCTCTGCGCCAGCGCCGCGTCGCGGGTCCCGAGCTGGTCGCCTTCACCCAGCAGCTGGCCACGCTCCTCGAGACCGGCCTCCCCCTCGACCGAGCCCTCGGCATCCAGGAAGAGCTGGCGCCCAATCCGCGCCTGCGCGCCATCACGGCCGATGTCCTGCGCAGCGTGCGCGGCGGCTCCTCCCTGGGCGAAGCGCTCGCCAAGCACCACCCCCGTCCCTTCTCGCGCCTCTACGTTAATATGGTCCGGGCGGGCGAGCGGGGCGGCGTGCTCGAGGCCACGCTCCGCCGCTTGGCCGAGTTCCTCGAGGAAGCCCAGGAATTTCGGGACACCCTCGTCTCCGCTCTCATCTACCCGAGCCTCCTCGCCGGGGTGGGCGCCGCGGCCGTGGTTTTTCTTATGACATTCGTCATCCCGCGCTTCGCCGACATCTTCCGCGATCTTGGCAGCACCATTCCCTGGCCCACGCAGGTCCTCCTCTCGCTGAGCGCCTGGCTGAGGCATTACTGGTGGGCTCTCGCCGGCGCGGGGCTCGGCATCGTGCTGGCGCTCCGGGTCTGGTTGTCATCGGCCGCCGGGCGCCTCCAGGCGGATCAGCGCCTGCTCGGACTTCCCGTCATCGGCCCTGTCATTCTCCAGACCGAGGTCGCGCGCTTCGCCCGCATCACGGGCACGCTCCTCCGGAGCGGGGTGCCCATGCTGGCCGCCTTGGGCGTCGTGAAGGAGATGATGGGCAACCAGGCCATAGCGCGCGCCGTCGAGAGCTTGAGCGACGGGGTGAGGCGCGGCGCGGGCCTGTCAAGGCCGATGGAAGAAACCAAGACCTTTCCCCCGCTTGCGGTCCACATGGTCAGGGTCGGCGAGGAGACGGGACGGCTCGAAGAGATGCTGCTCAAGGTCGGCGCCACCTTCGAGGCCGACACGCGCAAGGTGGTCAAGCGCCTCATCGCCCTGGTGGAACCGGGCATCATCCTGCTCATGGGGCTCGTCGTGGGTTTCATCGTGGTGGCCATGCTCATGGCCATCCTTTCAATCACCGACATCCCCATCTAATGCCGCGCGTCCGTTGACGGGGGCCCACGATTTGGCAAGAATCCTATCAGGATGACCCACTTACGCGGTACGCGTCGAGCCCTGCGGGCGGGGCTCCGCTCCCTGGGCAATTCCTGCGGCTTTTCGCTGATCGAACTCCTGGTCGTCATCATCATCCTGGGCCTCCTGGCCGGCCTCGTGGGCCCTCGCCTCTTCGGCCGCATCGGCCAGTCCAAGCTGGCCGCGGCGCGCGCGCAGATCGAGCTCTTCAGCGCCGCCCTCGACCAGTACCGCCTCGACGTGGGCTCCTATCCCGCCTCCGCCGCCGGACTGGAGGCGCTCGTGCGCAACTCGAATGTCCCCAACTGGAACGGCCCCTACCTGAAGAAGAACGCGGTTCCGGCGGATCCCTGGGGCAAGCCTTACCAGTACAAGTGCTGCCCGGGCGATCACGACGACTTCGACATCTGGAGTCTCGGCGCCGACGGCGCGCCTGGCGGCGACGGCGAGAACGCCGACGTCGCGTCATGGTCGGTCAAGTGAAGCGCGGTTTCACCCTCATCGAGCTGGCCGTGACGCTCTTCGTCCTGGCACTGGCCGTGAGCGTGGCCGCGCCTTCGATAGCGCGGGGCGTGGACACGGTGCGGACCCGGGCGGAGGCGGCGGGCATCGCGAGCCTTCTGCGCGCCGCCCGCGAGCACGCGGTCACGCGCAACCGGCCCTACGAGGTGCGGGTGAACACGGAAGAGGGTCTCGTGGAGTTGCGGAGCGGTGATGCGGTGCCCGCGATCCGGCGGCTCCCACCGGGCCTACGAGTGACAGCCGATCCGCCCGCCCGCGTGATCAGCTTCCAGCCGCAGGGCCTGTCCAGCGGCGCCCGGCTCCGCGTCGAGATGCCCGGCCGCCATGCGTACCTCATCACATTGGATGCCCTGACCGGGCGCGTTGCCACCCAACGCGTCGACCCATGAACCGTCGGCACAGCGCGGGCTTCACGCTTCTCGAGGTCCTCGTGGCCATGGTCATCCTGAGCGTAGCCGTCGTGACGCTCATCCAGCTCGCCTCGCAGGGCCTCCGGCTCCTGAAGCTCTCGAGCGATCACCAGGAGGCCTCGCTTCTTGCCGACCGCCTCGTACGGGCCTCGGAGGCTTCGATCGAGGGCATAGAGACCGGTCAGGAGGGCCGGTTCACCTGGGAGCGCCGAGCGCGCCTCGTGGCGATTCCGGATGAGCCGGCTCCGGCCGGCAGCACGGCGCCGCGGGTTTTCTCTCTCTCGGTCGCCGTCCGCTGGGACGGCGGACGGACCGTCGAGGTGGCAACTCTCCGCCTTTCGCAAGCCTCAGCGGCCACACCATGACTCGCGTACGGCCGCCGGGCTTCACTCTGGTCGAGGTGGTGATCGCTCTCACCATAGCGGCCACGCTCCTCGTAGTCATGTTCTCGGGGCTGCGCGTGGGGCTGGCCGCCTGGCAGCGGGGCGACGGGCGTGCCGAAGCCCTTCAGCGCACCCGGAGCATCACCCAGATCGTCACCCGTACCCTGGCCGCCGCGCACCCGTACCAGGTTCCGGCCACAGGCCGGGAGCCTGCGCATCTCCTCTTCGAGGGCGAACCCGACAGGGTGGCCTTCGTTACGACAGCGCCGCCTTTCCCGGCAGCCGAGCCCATCGCGTATACGGCGGTGACGCTCTCGCACGACGCGGGCGCCGGGCTTGCCATCCGCCAGAAGCCGCTGCCGAACGACAAGCCCTTCGAGCGCCTGTCGCCCGCGGTCGTGGATGGCACCGTCACGGCCGTCGCGTTTCGGTACCTCCGAGATTCCGATCGAACTTGGACTGAGAGGTGGGATGCAGACAAGGAAAAGGCTTTCCCGCTGGCGGCGGAGGTGACGCTGACCATCGTTCAGGCCGGGCAGAGCGTCCAGCAGGCGCCGCTCCTCGTCTCGCTGCCGGTGGCCACGCCGTGAGCAATGAGCGTGGCTTCGCCCTCCTGGCGGTGATGCTCGTCTTGGCGCTCCTGGCCGTCGTGGTAACGGAGCTCGCTGTGTCCATGCGCCTCGAAGCCTCCATGGTCCGCTCGTACAAGGACGGCATCGTGGCGACACATCTCGCCGAAGGTGCTGTCCAGCAGGCCATACGAGAGATCCTGGGCCCGGGCGGCGTCCAGGCCCTTGACGAGGACGGCACGCTTGTCTTCTTTCTCGCGCCGGATGGCTCGGGCCTTCCCGTCAAGCTCCCCAAGCTACCCCGCGAGCGCGTGGCCCTCGGCACGGGCGAGTTCTCGTACCGGATAATGGACGAGGAGTCGCGGATCAATCTCAATTCGGCGCCGCCGGACCGCGTGGACCGTCTACTGGCGGCCATCGGCGTCGACAAGCAGGCGCGCGACATCATCAACGATTCCCTCCAGGACTGGAAGGACGCCGACGAGCT
This sequence is a window from Candidatus Rokuibacteriota bacterium. Protein-coding genes within it:
- a CDS encoding addiction module protein; protein product: MNAHLLAKALKLSPDDRLRLIEALWETFSEEDIPVTPEERALLDARLADLGANPGDQSPWSEVRAHLEQRRP
- a CDS encoding type II toxin-antitoxin system HicA family toxin, which gives rise to MPAWGPIPRRALIRGLRALGFGGPFSGGKHQFMVRGDLVLTIPNPHGQDIGVGLLARVLRQAGVTRAQWERI
- a CDS encoding type II toxin-antitoxin system HicB family antitoxin: MIRRYVDEALHRARYDKLDDGSFCAEVPPLRGVLATGRTLEACREELGEVVEEWVLVRVAQGLSVPPLRSLTVRVKKAG
- a CDS encoding VanZ family protein, which encodes MRGAWLRWGLVAAWAAVVLAFGGTTIFPDQGQVPRLLLRKAAHLGLYGMLGLLCYVALAPRDRRRRAGAGRVLAAVALVVAIAAADEWHQRFVRGRYARAYDVGLDALGGAAGLLAARFGLGARAGGGEQGTPRGR
- a CDS encoding type II toxin-antitoxin system HicA family toxin, which encodes MTKVPSLNFDVVVRALRRGGWVIVRQRGSHIRLQKHTPEETLKVTVPAHRPIKRSTLSHLLKHTRLSVEEFNTLL
- a CDS encoding type II toxin-antitoxin system HicB family antitoxin, with translation MKVHVVLEPSDEGGYTVVVPALPGCVSEGDTREEALRNIEEAIRLYLEPVEDDSGFAPDAEVVEIAV
- a CDS encoding DUF86 domain-containing protein; the protein is MDASAPPALARLVARAKTDPDVLAVLLFGSRARGDAAPSSDFDVCLVLGAEPRSDRDRAEKRLEYVAVANLDVAIFQALPLHIRSRVLKEGVVLYARDEEALYAVAIRTARAWEGFRHIHRRYLTSMRSCVVDRDRVLAKLDELEGYLGERRAVAPDRFEAYQRTETKRACERLIQVSVEAVIDICALLVVGLRLGLPGEEDDLFERLSRHGAISGPMAATLRRMKGLGTLLGHEYGRINDELVFETVRGRLGDFDAFKGEVLAFLKR
- the gspE gene encoding type II secretion system ATPase GspE, which produces MANEKLVTAAQRLGQILLGRRIIGPETLQDALVRAKHERERLGEALVAMGAASQEEVLRAVAEQHGLAYLAAGELPTTPPIVKNLSPKYLRQYTACPVALDDTTVTVATADPANPLLLDELRQTLGLRVTLCVAPPGAILEAIERAYGASTPLQKIVEGMGSSEAGGEGNREEDVNQLRDMAFEAPVVRLVSLLIDEAVAAEASDIHVEPFEEQLRIRYRIDGLLYDRESPPRRLQAALTSRIKLMAEMNIAERRLPQDGRIRVTAGDRRVDIRVSTVPTVHGESLVLRLLDRSSVFLPFHRLGFSPKVAETFNSLIRRPHGILLVSGPTGSGKTTTLYAALDKINSPEKKIITIEDPVEYQLAGVNQIPVRPKIGLSFATGLRHIVRQDPDVIMVGEIRDLETAEISIQAALTGHLVFSTLHTNDAPGAVTRLQDMGAESYLVASVLNCVLAQRLVRTICTGCQAPYQPDAGDLLAIGVTDGTGIDLSRGKGCDNCHGTGYRGRTGIYELFVITEEARGLILNKRPSGVIRRHAIEHGMVSLRDDGWAKARAGITTVEEILRVTQEDT
- a CDS encoding type II secretion system F family protein, which encodes MPVFIYKAADQRGQTIDGVMEAPDARSVVERLQRDAYFPIQVAPQEERPGFAGLSWPALRQRRVAGPELVAFTQQLATLLETGLPLDRALGIQEELAPNPRLRAITADVLRSVRGGSSLGEALAKHHPRPFSRLYVNMVRAGERGGVLEATLRRLAEFLEEAQEFRDTLVSALIYPSLLAGVGAAAVVFLMTFVIPRFADIFRDLGSTIPWPTQVLLSLSAWLRHYWWALAGAGLGIVLALRVWLSSAAGRLQADQRLLGLPVIGPVILQTEVARFARITGTLLRSGVPMLAALGVVKEMMGNQAIARAVESLSDGVRRGAGLSRPMEETKTFPPLAVHMVRVGEETGRLEEMLLKVGATFEADTRKVVKRLIALVEPGIILLMGLVVGFIVVAMLMAILSITDIPI
- the gspG gene encoding type II secretion system major pseudopilin GspG encodes the protein MTHLRGTRRALRAGLRSLGNSCGFSLIELLVVIIILGLLAGLVGPRLFGRIGQSKLAAARAQIELFSAALDQYRLDVGSYPASAAGLEALVRNSNVPNWNGPYLKKNAVPADPWGKPYQYKCCPGDHDDFDIWSLGADGAPGGDGENADVASWSVK
- a CDS encoding GspH/FimT family pseudopilin, which encodes MKRGFTLIELAVTLFVLALAVSVAAPSIARGVDTVRTRAEAAGIASLLRAAREHAVTRNRPYEVRVNTEEGLVELRSGDAVPAIRRLPPGLRVTADPPARVISFQPQGLSSGARLRVEMPGRHAYLITLDALTGRVATQRVDP
- a CDS encoding prepilin-type N-terminal cleavage/methylation domain-containing protein, which codes for MNRRHSAGFTLLEVLVAMVILSVAVVTLIQLASQGLRLLKLSSDHQEASLLADRLVRASEASIEGIETGQEGRFTWERRARLVAIPDEPAPAGSTAPRVFSLSVAVRWDGGRTVEVATLRLSQASAATP